A single Methylobacterium sp. 17Sr1-1 DNA region contains:
- the urtE gene encoding urea ABC transporter ATP-binding subunit UrtE — protein sequence MLSVETIDLHYGAAQALRGVSLQAELGKVTAVLGRNGVGKTSLMRAIVGQQPVSKGAVKLDGRDISRLAPYDRARQGIAFVPQGREIFPLLTVKENLETGFAPCKRADRYVPAEIYDLFPVLKDMLGRRGGDLSGGQQQQLAIGRALVTRPRVLVLDEPTEGIQPSIIKDIGRAIDYLRGKGDMAIVLVEQYFEWARDLCDTYAVMDRGQVVEAGPRSGMVEAQVRRWLSV from the coding sequence ATGCTCTCCGTCGAGACCATCGATCTCCATTACGGCGCGGCGCAGGCCCTGCGCGGCGTCTCGCTCCAGGCCGAGCTCGGCAAGGTCACCGCGGTGCTCGGCCGCAACGGCGTCGGCAAGACGTCGCTCATGCGCGCCATCGTCGGCCAGCAGCCGGTGTCGAAGGGCGCGGTCAAGCTCGACGGGCGCGACATCAGCCGGCTCGCCCCCTACGACCGCGCCCGCCAGGGCATCGCCTTCGTGCCGCAGGGGCGCGAGATCTTCCCGCTCCTCACCGTCAAGGAGAACCTCGAGACCGGCTTCGCGCCCTGCAAGCGCGCCGACCGCTACGTGCCGGCCGAGATCTACGACCTCTTCCCCGTCCTCAAGGACATGCTGGGCCGGCGCGGCGGCGACCTCTCGGGCGGCCAGCAGCAGCAGCTCGCCATCGGCCGTGCCCTCGTCACCCGCCCCCGCGTCCTCGTCCTCGACGAGCCGACGGAGGGCATCCAGCCCTCGATCATCAAGGATATCGGCCGCGCGATCGACTATCTCCGCGGCAAGGGCGACATGGCGATCGTGCTGGTCGAGCAGTACTTCGAGTGGGCCCGCGACCTGTGCGACACCTACGCGGTGATGGACCGCGGCCAGGTGGTCGAGGCGGGGCCGCGCTCAGGGATGGTCGAGGCGCAGGTGCGGCGGTGGCTGTCGGTGTGA
- the nusA gene encoding transcription termination factor NusA, with amino-acid sequence MAVVSANRLELLQIAEAVAREKVIDRSIVIGAMEEAIAKAARSRYGAETDVHAEIDPRTGALRLSRHLLVVDEVENDAREIDLPAARRHNPAAQVGDVISDTLPPFDFGRVAAQSAKQVIVQKVRDAERDRQYDEYKDRIGEVVNGLVKRVEYGNVIVDLGRGEGIVRRDESIPRETFRPGDRIRAYLFDVRREVRGPQIFLSRSHPQFMAKLFGQEVPEIYDGIVEVKAVARDPGSRAKIAVISRDSSIDPVGACVGMRGSRVQAVVGELQGEKIDIIPWSQDQATFIVNALQPAEVVKVVLDEEADRIEVVVPDDQLSLAIGRRGQNVRLASQLTGWDIDILTEAEESERRQKEFVERTNTFMQALDVDETVGQLLAAEGFRSVEEIAYVEPTELANIQGLDEETGAEIQARALDYLNRIEAENDARRIELGVADELREIDGITTPMMVALGENDVKSVEDLAGCATDDLVGYTEGRGPEAVRHAGYLDGFEVSRTEAEAMIMAARVHAGWVEAPPPEEVQEGEESEGEEAEGQDEAEESETVPVEEDAAATAERQPT; translated from the coding sequence ATGGCCGTCGTCAGCGCCAACAGGCTCGAACTCCTCCAGATCGCCGAGGCGGTCGCGCGCGAGAAGGTCATCGACCGCTCGATCGTGATCGGCGCCATGGAGGAGGCGATCGCCAAGGCCGCCCGCTCGCGCTACGGCGCCGAGACCGACGTCCACGCCGAGATCGACCCCCGCACGGGCGCCTTACGCCTGTCGCGCCACCTCCTGGTGGTGGACGAGGTCGAGAACGACGCCCGCGAGATCGACCTGCCGGCGGCCCGCCGCCACAACCCGGCCGCCCAGGTCGGCGACGTGATCTCCGACACCCTGCCGCCGTTCGATTTCGGCCGCGTCGCCGCCCAGTCGGCGAAGCAGGTCATCGTCCAGAAGGTCCGCGACGCCGAGCGCGACCGCCAGTACGACGAGTACAAGGACCGCATCGGCGAGGTCGTCAACGGCCTGGTCAAGCGCGTCGAGTACGGCAACGTCATCGTCGATCTCGGCCGCGGCGAGGGCATCGTGCGCCGCGACGAGTCGATCCCGCGCGAGACCTTCCGCCCCGGCGACCGCATCCGCGCCTACCTGTTCGACGTCCGCCGCGAGGTGCGCGGGCCGCAGATCTTCCTCTCGCGCTCGCACCCGCAATTCATGGCCAAGCTCTTCGGCCAGGAAGTGCCGGAGATCTACGACGGCATCGTCGAGGTGAAGGCGGTCGCCCGCGATCCGGGCTCGCGCGCCAAGATCGCGGTGATCTCGCGCGATTCCTCGATCGACCCGGTCGGCGCCTGCGTCGGCATGCGCGGCTCCCGCGTCCAGGCGGTGGTCGGCGAGTTGCAGGGCGAGAAGATCGACATCATTCCGTGGTCGCAGGACCAGGCGACCTTCATCGTCAACGCGCTCCAGCCGGCCGAGGTGGTCAAGGTGGTGCTCGACGAGGAGGCCGACCGCATCGAGGTGGTGGTCCCCGACGACCAGCTGTCGCTCGCCATCGGCCGGCGCGGCCAGAACGTCCGGCTCGCCTCGCAGCTCACCGGCTGGGACATCGACATCCTGACCGAGGCCGAGGAATCGGAGCGCCGGCAGAAGGAGTTCGTCGAGCGCACCAACACCTTCATGCAGGCCCTCGACGTCGACGAGACGGTCGGCCAGCTCCTCGCCGCGGAGGGCTTCCGCTCGGTCGAGGAGATCGCCTACGTCGAGCCGACGGAGCTCGCCAACATCCAGGGCCTCGACGAGGAGACCGGCGCCGAGATCCAGGCCCGGGCCCTCGACTACCTCAACCGCATCGAGGCCGAGAACGACGCCCGCCGCATCGAGCTCGGCGTCGCCGACGAGCTGCGCGAGATCGACGGCATCACCACCCCGATGATGGTCGCGCTCGGCGAGAACGACGTGAAGAGCGTCGAGGACCTCGCCGGCTGCGCCACCGACGACCTCGTCGGCTACACCGAAGGCCGCGGCCCCGAGGCGGTGCGCCATGCCGGCTATCTCGACGGGTTCGAGGTCTCCCGCACGGAAGCCGAGGCGATGATCATGGCCGCCCGCGTCCATGCCGGCTGGGTCGAGGCGCCCCCGCCGGAGGAGGTGCAGGAAGGCGAGGAGTCCGAGGGTGAGGAGGCCGAGGGCCAGGACGAGGCCGAGGAATCCGAGACCGTGCCGGTCGAGGAGGATGCCGCCGCGACCGCCGAGCGGCAGCCGACCTGA
- the rimP gene encoding ribosome maturation factor RimP codes for MTDAPDQNPAEKRLITETGIAARVAQIIEPAIEGLGFRLVRVKVSSQNGCTVQIMAERPDGTMSVDECETVSRTISPILDVDDPIGGAYYLEISSPGIDRPLVRAGDFARWAGYEAKVELAMPLDGRKRFRGIIRAPQGDTVRIDLPDVKEGLPSSYDIPLRDIGEAHLVLTDALVRESLRRGSAPPQDDEEDDEDEGHGPAVSH; via the coding sequence ATGACCGACGCCCCAGACCAGAACCCGGCCGAGAAGCGCCTCATCACCGAGACCGGCATCGCCGCGCGCGTGGCGCAGATCATCGAGCCCGCGATCGAGGGCCTCGGCTTCCGCCTCGTGCGGGTGAAGGTCTCGAGCCAGAACGGCTGCACGGTGCAGATCATGGCCGAGCGGCCGGACGGCACCATGTCGGTCGACGAGTGCGAGACCGTCAGCCGCACGATCTCGCCGATCCTCGACGTCGACGATCCGATCGGCGGTGCCTACTACCTCGAGATCTCCTCGCCGGGGATCGACCGGCCGCTGGTCCGGGCGGGGGACTTCGCCCGCTGGGCCGGCTACGAGGCCAAGGTCGAGCTGGCGATGCCGCTCGACGGGCGCAAGCGCTTCCGCGGCATCATCCGGGCCCCGCAAGGAGACACGGTCCGCATCGACCTGCCCGACGTGAAGGAGGGCCTGCCGTCCTCCTACGACATTCCGCTGCGCGACATCGGCGAGGCCCACCTCGTCCTCACCGACGCCCTGGTGCGCGAATCCCTGCGGCGCGGCTCGGCCCCGCCGCAGGACGACGAGGAGGATGACGAGGACGAGGGCCACGGCCCCGCCGTCAGCCACTAA
- a CDS encoding nucleotidyltransferase domain-containing protein: protein MTTPASVAELVPATAEYPALKTLLEWIEAVYVLEDVLLFGSRAKGSADPDNDWDILVVLPDNADERLLDPLLGYETQRGSGVYADVLCSLKSEFLSDLTVANSRTRDIAGHAVCVFSR, encoded by the coding sequence ATGACCACGCCGGCATCCGTCGCGGAACTCGTGCCCGCCACGGCCGAGTACCCCGCGCTGAAGACGCTTCTGGAGTGGATCGAGGCCGTCTACGTCCTGGAGGACGTGCTGCTGTTCGGCAGCCGGGCGAAGGGTTCCGCGGATCCGGACAATGATTGGGACATCCTCGTGGTGCTGCCCGACAATGCCGACGAGCGCCTGCTCGATCCGCTGCTCGGCTACGAAACGCAACGGGGGTCGGGGGTCTACGCGGACGTGCTGTGCTCTCTTAAGAGCGAGTTCCTGTCGGACCTCACTGTCGCGAATTCGCGGACGCGGGACATCGCCGGGCACGCCGTCTGTGTCTTCTCCCGCTAG
- the urtD gene encoding urea ABC transporter ATP-binding protein UrtD, translated as MALPVSDPVHEKRLTQALLYVDDIKVTFDGYRALRGLSLTLMPGEMRAIIGPNGAGKTTMMDCITGKTRPDTGQVIYDGVHDLTRMDEAAIAELGIGRKFQKPTVFESQSVADNILLALKGPRAATASLFGWRNRVERAQIDAILETVGLIAHRGRPAADLSHGQKQWLEIGMLLAQDPKLLLVDEPVAGMTDAETEATATLLRRIARDHAVIVVEHDMHFVRALQCRVTCLHEGAVLAEGSIDSVSADPRVVEVYLGR; from the coding sequence ATGGCTCTGCCCGTTTCCGACCCGGTGCACGAGAAGCGCCTCACCCAGGCCCTTCTCTACGTCGACGACATCAAGGTCACGTTCGACGGCTACCGGGCGCTGCGCGGCCTGTCCCTGACCCTGATGCCCGGCGAGATGCGGGCGATCATCGGTCCGAACGGCGCCGGCAAGACCACGATGATGGATTGCATCACCGGCAAGACCCGGCCCGATACCGGCCAGGTGATCTATGACGGCGTGCACGACCTCACCCGCATGGACGAGGCGGCCATCGCCGAGCTCGGCATCGGCCGCAAGTTCCAGAAGCCGACGGTGTTCGAGAGCCAGTCGGTCGCCGACAACATCCTGCTGGCGCTCAAAGGCCCCCGCGCCGCGACCGCCTCGCTGTTCGGCTGGCGCAACCGGGTCGAGCGGGCGCAGATCGACGCCATCCTGGAGACCGTCGGGCTGATCGCCCACCGGGGGCGGCCCGCCGCCGACCTCTCGCATGGCCAGAAGCAGTGGCTCGAGATCGGGATGCTGCTCGCCCAGGACCCGAAGCTCCTCCTCGTCGACGAGCCGGTCGCCGGCATGACCGACGCCGAGACCGAGGCGACCGCGACGCTCTTGCGCCGCATCGCCCGGGACCACGCGGTGATCGTGGTCGAGCACGACATGCACTTCGTGCGGGCGCTCCAGTGCCGCGTCACCTGCCTGCACGAGGGCGCGGTGCTGGCCGAGGGCTCGATCGATTCCGTCTCGGCCGACCCGCGGGTGGTCGAGGTCTATCTCGGCCGCTGA